In Hyperolius riggenbachi isolate aHypRig1 chromosome 10, aHypRig1.pri, whole genome shotgun sequence, a genomic segment contains:
- the LOC137535866 gene encoding trichohyalin-like, with translation MTERIFSQCVFPIDRSSNRNPPERCTGPLYSWGCLQEDPPTPHYYQGGELIHVSAVVKEQEEETYVRSDQQSMEEGDMMGTHKEEEEETYVMSDQQSMEEGDMRIKKEEEEETCVRSDQQSMEEGDMMRIKKEEEEEMYVRSDQQSMEESDVMRTSKEEEEDIYVRSDQQSMEEGDVMRIKKEEEEEAYVRSDQQPMEEDDMMRIKKEEEEETYVRSDQQSMEEGDMMRIKKEEEEEMYVRSDQQSMEERDVMRIKKEEEEETYVRSDQQSMEEGDMMGIKKEEEETYVRSDQQSMEEGDMMRIKKEEEEETYVRSDQQSMEEGVMMRIQKEGEETYVRSDQQSMEEGDVMRIKKEEEEETYVRSDQQSMEEGDMMRIKKEEEEEMYVRSDQQSMEERDVMRIKKEEEEETYVKSDQQSMEEGDMMGIKKEEEETYVRSDQQSMEEGDMMRTSKEEEEEAYVRSDQQSMEEGDVMRACKEEDIIAEMRIEFSNRK, from the exons atgaccgagaggatattcagtcagtgtgtgtttcctatagatcgatccagtaacaggaacccaccagagagatgtacaggtcctctttattcctgggGTTGTCTACAGGaagatccccccaccccccactattatcag GGTGGAGAACTGATACATGTaagtgctgtggttaaagagcaagaagaggagacatatgtgaggagtgatcagcagtctatggaggagggtgacatgatggggacacataaagaggaagaagaagaaacatatgtgatgagtgatcagcagtctatggaggagggtgacatgaggataaagaaagaggaagaagaagagacgtgtgtgaggagtgatcagcagtctatggaggagggagacatgatgaggataaagaaagaggaagaagaagagatgtatgtgaggagtgatcagcagtctatggaggagagtgacgtgatgaggacaagtaaagaggaagaagaagatatatatgtgaggagtgatcagcagtctatggaggagggggacgtgatgaggataaagaaagaggaagaagaagaggcgtatgtgaggagtgatcagcagcctatggaggaggatgacatgatgaggataaagaaagaggaagaagaagagacatatgtgaggagtgatcagcagtctatggaggagggagacatgatgaggataaagaaagaggaagaagaagagatgtatgtgagaagtgatcagcagtctatggaggagagggacgtgatgaggataaagaaagaggaagaagaagagacgtatgtgaggagtgatcagcagtctatggaggagggtgacatgatggggataaagaaagaggaagaagagacgtatgtgaggagtgatcagcagtctatggaggagggtgacatgatgaggataaagaaagaggaagaagaagagacgtatgtgaggagtgatcagcagtctatggaggagggtgtcatGATGAGGATACAGAAAGAgggagaagagacgtatgtgaggagtgatcagcagtctatggaggagggggacgtgatgaggataaagaaagaggaagaagaagagacatatgtgaggagtgatcagcagtctatggaggagggagacatgatgaggataaagaaagaggaagaagaagagatgtatgtgagaagtgatcagcagtctatggaggagagggacgtgatgaggataaagaaagaggaagaagaagagacgtatgtgaagagtgatcagcagtctatggaggagggtgacatgatggggataaagaaagaggaagaagagacgtatgtgaggagtgatcagcagtctatggaggagggagacatgatgaggacaagtaaagaggaagaagaagaggcatatgtgaggagtgatcagcagtctatggaggagggggatgtgATGAGAGCATGTAAGGAGGAAGACATTATTGCAGAGATGAGAATTG